In Bacillus sp. DX3.1, the following proteins share a genomic window:
- a CDS encoding spore germination protein yields the protein MTKQKKVNIPISSFLSDNENYLKQTVGLGVTFDVGIRKFQILDKEIGVLFVNGLCDTNYIIPILEEAVDTNEIRNVTEDTVKLLENRLIHQQVSKVNTMDDVIVQVLSGLLIIFVEGETEAFAIDARSYPGRTPTEPDTEKIVRGARDGFVENIIVNTGLIRRRIRDPRLRHEIIRVGERSQTDICVAYVQDVANPDLVKIIKQELDNIEVDGITMADKTVEEFLVRQGYNPFPLIRYTERPDVAANHLLEGHVLVMVDTSPSAMITPTTYFHHVQHAEEFRQNPAVGTFLRWIRFIGIIFSLFLVPFWLVFVLDPTLLPEKLSFIGPNKMTHLSILLQILMADIGIEFLRMAAIHTPSPLAAASGLISAILIGQIAIDVGLFVPEVILYTALSMIGAYATPSYELGLGNKLGKLFVIILTGLFHEIGFVIGMTMLLLFLTSIKSLQTPYLWPFLPFDWGALTKILIRPTISSLKVRPSIVHPQNIRRQK from the coding sequence ATGACGAAACAGAAAAAAGTTAATATCCCGATTTCTTCCTTTTTGAGTGATAATGAAAATTATTTAAAACAAACAGTGGGACTTGGCGTTACATTTGATGTCGGGATTCGTAAGTTTCAAATTCTTGATAAAGAAATAGGTGTCTTATTTGTAAATGGGTTATGTGATACAAATTATATCATTCCAATTTTGGAAGAGGCAGTGGATACAAATGAAATTCGAAATGTCACAGAAGATACGGTTAAGCTGTTAGAAAATCGTCTTATTCATCAACAAGTAAGTAAAGTAAACACGATGGATGATGTGATTGTACAAGTATTGTCGGGGCTTCTTATTATTTTTGTAGAAGGTGAAACGGAAGCTTTTGCTATTGATGCCCGTAGCTATCCGGGACGAACGCCGACAGAACCAGATACAGAAAAAATTGTTCGCGGGGCAAGAGATGGTTTTGTAGAAAATATTATTGTGAATACAGGATTAATAAGAAGGCGTATTCGTGATCCACGTCTTCGTCACGAAATCATTCGGGTAGGAGAAAGGTCACAAACTGATATTTGTGTTGCATATGTACAGGATGTTGCAAATCCCGATTTAGTTAAAATTATAAAACAAGAGCTAGACAATATCGAGGTTGATGGGATTACAATGGCAGATAAAACAGTGGAAGAATTTTTAGTAAGGCAAGGTTATAATCCTTTCCCGCTTATTCGTTACACAGAAAGGCCAGATGTGGCAGCCAATCATTTATTGGAAGGACATGTGTTAGTGATGGTTGATACATCTCCAAGTGCTATGATTACGCCAACAACGTATTTTCATCATGTACAGCACGCAGAAGAGTTTAGGCAAAATCCAGCGGTTGGTACATTTTTACGCTGGATAAGATTTATTGGTATCATATTTTCACTGTTTTTGGTGCCTTTTTGGCTCGTATTTGTTTTAGATCCAACATTATTACCGGAGAAGCTGTCTTTTATAGGACCGAATAAAATGACGCACCTATCTATTTTATTGCAGATTCTTATGGCGGATATTGGGATTGAATTTTTACGGATGGCAGCCATTCATACACCGAGCCCTTTAGCGGCAGCATCGGGTCTCATTTCAGCAATTTTAATTGGCCAAATTGCAATTGATGTCGGGTTGTTTGTTCCCGAAGTTATTTTGTATACGGCTTTGTCAATGATTGGGGCGTATGCGACACCAAGTTACGAATTAGGGTTAGGGAATAAGCTAGGTAAATTATTTGTAATCATATTAACTGGTTTATTTCATGAAATAGGTTTTGTAATCGGTATGACCATGTTACTTTTATTTCTAACATCTATTAAAAGTTTACAAACACCATATTTATGGCCGTTCTTACCATTTGATTGGGGAGCGTTAACGAAAATTTTAATTCGCCCAACAATATCTAGCTTAAAAGTGCGTCCTAGCATCGTGCATCCACAAAATATTCGTAGACAAAAATAA
- a CDS encoding stage V sporulation protein AE, producing MRRRVILVTDGDEYAQRTIAFLAKEFGGRCISASQSNPTKLTGKKIVELIMQTPYDPVFVMFDDSGYIGEGSGERALKYVATHKQIDVLGILAVASNTHHWEWARVDVSVDREGRLTEYGVDKFGLPDGEIGRINGDTIYCLDELQVPIIVGIGDVGKMCGNDEWKRGSPITKKAIQLILERSGFYDETEKS from the coding sequence ATGAGACGAAGGGTTATTTTGGTGACAGATGGAGACGAATATGCACAGCGAACAATCGCATTTTTGGCAAAAGAGTTCGGAGGTCGATGTATTTCAGCATCGCAAAGCAATCCAACAAAATTAACGGGAAAAAAGATTGTTGAGCTCATTATGCAAACGCCATATGACCCTGTTTTTGTCATGTTTGATGATAGTGGATATATTGGAGAAGGTTCAGGGGAACGGGCGTTAAAGTATGTAGCGACACATAAACAAATTGATGTACTTGGCATTTTAGCTGTTGCTTCTAATACGCATCATTGGGAGTGGGCACGTGTTGATGTAAGTGTGGATCGGGAGGGCCGATTAACAGAATACGGTGTTGATAAATTTGGTCTTCCAGATGGTGAAATTGGCAGGATTAACGGAGATACAATTTATTGTCTAGACGAGTTACAGGTACCGATTATTGTTGGGATTGGTGATGTTGGGAAAATGTGTGGAAATGATGAGTGGAAACGAGGATCACCAATTACGAAAAAAGCGATTCAATTAATTTTAGAAAGGAGTGGATTTTATGACGAAACAGAAAAAAGTTAA
- the spoVAE gene encoding stage V sporulation protein AE, with protein sequence MDFVYAFIVGGAICIVGQLLLDFAKLTPAHLMATFVVAGAILDGFGLYDKLIKFAGAGATVPITSFGHSLLHGALAAAEKHGYLGIGIGMFTLTSAGISAAILFAFLVALICKPKG encoded by the coding sequence GTGGATTTTGTATATGCATTTATTGTTGGAGGAGCAATTTGTATAGTCGGACAACTTTTGTTAGACTTCGCAAAATTAACGCCTGCACACTTGATGGCGACTTTTGTAGTAGCTGGGGCCATTTTAGATGGCTTTGGATTATATGACAAGCTCATAAAATTTGCAGGTGCAGGTGCAACGGTTCCCATTACAAGCTTTGGGCATTCCCTTTTACATGGAGCATTGGCAGCTGCTGAAAAACATGGGTATCTAGGAATAGGAATTGGAATGTTTACATTAACTTCCGCAGGTATTTCAGCAGCAATACTATTTGCATTTTTAGTAGCACTTATATGTAAACCGAAAGGATAA
- the spoVAD gene encoding stage V sporulation protein AD translates to MRLTGKQTWVFQNNVFVNATGTAVGPTEAEGPLGDCFDVSYGDLHCEEENWELAERRLMNDSIQQVMQKGNVKPSQIDFFLAGDLLNQTVTANYVARDLGIPFLGMFGACSTSMETLAVGATFIDGGFANRVIAAVSSHNATAERQFRYPTEYGGQRPGTATSTVTGAGTALISKEQSSIKITAATIGKVQDLGITDPFDMGSAMAPAAAHTIQQHFEDLQRSAADYDLIVTGDLSGVGAPITRQLLLEEGYDLGNVYNDCGLMIYSEQQQVFAGGSGCACSAVVTYGHLLQEMKKGNLQRIFVVATGALLSPTMIQQKETIPTIAHGVVFERVKGV, encoded by the coding sequence ATGAGATTGACAGGGAAGCAAACATGGGTATTTCAAAACAATGTATTTGTGAATGCAACAGGTACAGCTGTCGGTCCAACAGAAGCGGAAGGTCCTCTTGGAGATTGTTTTGATGTTTCGTATGGTGACTTGCACTGTGAGGAAGAAAACTGGGAACTTGCTGAAAGAAGGCTTATGAATGATTCGATTCAGCAAGTGATGCAAAAGGGAAATGTAAAGCCTTCGCAAATTGATTTCTTTTTAGCAGGAGACTTATTAAATCAGACAGTTACAGCAAATTATGTGGCTCGGGATCTCGGAATTCCTTTTTTAGGTATGTTTGGTGCTTGTTCCACATCGATGGAGACATTAGCAGTTGGAGCGACCTTTATTGATGGAGGATTTGCGAATCGTGTGATAGCTGCGGTAAGTAGTCATAATGCAACGGCAGAACGTCAATTTCGCTATCCAACAGAATATGGTGGTCAAAGGCCAGGGACAGCGACATCAACTGTTACAGGAGCGGGAACAGCTTTAATTAGTAAAGAGCAGAGCAGTATTAAAATAACGGCGGCAACCATTGGAAAAGTGCAAGATTTAGGAATTACAGACCCTTTTGATATGGGATCAGCGATGGCACCTGCTGCTGCACATACCATTCAACAGCATTTTGAAGATTTACAGAGAAGTGCGGCTGACTATGATCTCATTGTTACAGGAGATTTGTCAGGGGTCGGGGCACCTATTACGCGGCAGCTTCTACTAGAGGAAGGGTATGATTTGGGAAATGTATATAATGATTGCGGCTTAATGATCTATAGTGAGCAGCAGCAAGTTTTTGCGGGGGGAAGTGGATGCGCTTGTTCGGCAGTTGTTACATATGGTCATTTATTACAAGAGATGAAAAAAGGAAATTTGCAGCGCATTTTTGTAGTGGCAACAGGAGCCTTATTAAGTCCAACTATGATACAGCAAAAAGAAACGATTCCAACGATTGCACACGGTGTTGTATTTGAAAGAGTAAAAGGGGTGTGA
- the spoVAC gene encoding stage V sporulation protein AC translates to MTQNKLKDDYTNKIKDYHPKSNYVMNCVKAFVVGGLICTVGEVLMKFYMHYFHFSEQEAGNPTVATLVLLSALLTGVGVYDKIGQFGGAGSAVPVTGFANSMASAAMEHRSEGIVLGVATNMFKLAGSVIVFGVVGAYIVGLIRYTFQLLM, encoded by the coding sequence ATGACACAAAATAAATTAAAAGATGATTATACAAATAAAATAAAAGATTATCACCCGAAATCAAATTATGTCATGAACTGTGTGAAGGCTTTTGTAGTGGGGGGACTGATTTGTACAGTAGGTGAGGTATTGATGAAGTTTTATATGCATTATTTTCACTTTAGTGAGCAAGAGGCCGGAAACCCTACTGTAGCAACTCTTGTATTATTATCAGCTCTGTTAACGGGGGTTGGTGTGTATGATAAAATCGGTCAATTTGGAGGAGCTGGGTCTGCTGTTCCAGTTACAGGATTTGCAAATTCAATGGCAAGTGCAGCAATGGAGCACCGTAGTGAAGGAATTGTACTTGGCGTTGCTACAAATATGTTTAAACTTGCCGGAAGTGTAATTGTGTTTGGGGTTGTCGGGGCATATATTGTTGGACTCATTCGATACACATTTCAACTTTTGATGTAG
- a CDS encoding stage V sporulation protein AB: protein MIEYGVVMIIGLAGGIAVGGGYVAFLAVLGVIPRLAQLTRSGHRIQFFEWAVILGSLLGAWCSLRDITFLASQYWLIILGLFCGTFVGMLAAALTEVLNVLPILAKRVGVDGKIVILLVALVLGKVIGSLFHWIYFAR, encoded by the coding sequence ATGATTGAGTATGGAGTGGTAATGATCATTGGCTTGGCTGGTGGGATTGCGGTTGGAGGAGGATATGTCGCATTTTTAGCCGTGCTTGGTGTCATTCCACGGTTAGCTCAATTAACGAGAAGTGGTCATCGTATTCAATTTTTTGAATGGGCTGTTATTTTAGGTTCTCTACTCGGTGCATGGTGCAGCTTGAGGGATATAACGTTTCTAGCATCACAGTACTGGCTCATTATACTTGGTTTATTTTGCGGTACGTTTGTTGGAATGCTTGCTGCTGCTTTAACAGAAGTATTAAATGTTTTGCCGATATTGGCAAAAAGAGTTGGTGTTGATGGGAAAATTGTCATTTTACTTGTTGCACTTGTACTTGGAAAAGTAATCGGTTCTTTATTTCATTGGATTTATTTCGCAAGGTAG
- a CDS encoding stage V sporulation protein AA yields the protein MEQTIYLKMRNRLQVSPSYEVKIEDIAQVVGDNGVVEKIKKQLVYKITQRDKTHVVIDAMKVIQMIQQTTQHVQINLFGPAQTLVEIVYEKKKVNPFFFAIVWILLFIGAALAIIYFHEDVSMQQVHQRLYYMVTGEFSNKPLLFQIPYSLGLGLGMILFFNHVFQKRINEEPSPLEVEMFQYQQSLDQYVMINENKESAKQLADD from the coding sequence GTGGAACAAACAATCTATCTCAAAATGCGAAATCGTCTGCAAGTATCCCCTTCATATGAAGTGAAGATTGAGGATATTGCACAAGTAGTCGGAGATAACGGTGTTGTAGAAAAAATAAAAAAGCAGCTTGTATATAAAATTACACAGCGTGATAAAACACATGTAGTAATTGATGCTATGAAAGTTATTCAAATGATTCAACAAACCACGCAGCATGTACAAATTAATTTGTTTGGACCTGCGCAGACCCTTGTTGAAATTGTCTATGAAAAAAAGAAAGTAAATCCTTTTTTCTTTGCGATAGTTTGGATTTTACTTTTTATCGGGGCGGCTCTTGCTATTATTTATTTTCATGAAGATGTAAGCATGCAGCAAGTACATCAACGGTTGTATTACATGGTTACAGGAGAGTTCAGCAACAAGCCGTTACTTTTTCAAATTCCATATTCTTTAGGGCTTGGCCTCGGGATGATTTTGTTTTTTAATCATGTATTTCAAAAACGAATTAATGAAGAGCCGAGTCCGTTAGAAGTTGAAATGTTTCAGTATCAACAGTCTCTCGATCAATATGTCATGATAAACGAGAATAAGGAGAGTGCAAAACAACTTGCAGATGATTGA
- a CDS encoding methionine/alanine import family NSS transporter small subunit, whose translation MSGSAIMMMIIGIVIIWGGLVLSIANLFRKKKA comes from the coding sequence ATGAGTGGATCAGCAATTATGATGATGATAATTGGAATAGTTATCATTTGGGGTGGCTTAGTTTTAAGTATTGCAAATTTATTTAGGAAAAAGAAGGCGTAA
- a CDS encoding sodium-dependent transporter has translation METRQQWGTRAGFIFAAIGSAVGLGNIWRFPYTAYENGGGAFFLPYLFALLTTGISLLAFEFALGHRHRGSAPLTFFRISPRAEFIGWWQMAVTFIVSTYYAVIIAWSISYTYFSLTGAWGKDTEAFLFKEYLHVADKPGQFGGLVPEVLIPLALVWIIVLGVAFKGVKKGIEVVNRIFIPLLVVMFLIIVVRAVTMEGAMQGLDAFFKPDWNRILDGKVWLAAYGQIFFSLSLAFGIMITYSSYLPKNSDTTNNAFITGFANSGFELLAGIGVFAALGFMANNMGVPVDKVASAGVGLAFVVFPQIINELPLSPLFGVLFFLSLTVAGITSLISLAEVCFAAVSEKFSLSRQKTIGIMGTLLVLVSLVFATRGGLMFLDVVDYFANNFGLIVIALVEVVTVGLILRRLPVYQNHANFTSDIKLGTFWRVSLLVITPLMLGYMLIDGFIQNIQKNYGDYPTEFVVTYGWVLAAAFLVVGLIISLKKWNSQIHSDSAQLEKEWKERGAS, from the coding sequence ATGGAAACGAGACAACAATGGGGAACGAGAGCTGGGTTTATTTTTGCAGCAATTGGTTCTGCCGTTGGACTAGGGAATATATGGCGTTTTCCGTACACGGCGTATGAAAATGGGGGAGGAGCATTCTTTTTACCGTACTTATTTGCGTTATTAACGACTGGTATCTCATTATTAGCTTTTGAATTTGCTCTTGGACATCGTCACCGTGGATCAGCGCCACTTACGTTCTTTCGCATAAGTCCGCGTGCTGAATTTATTGGTTGGTGGCAAATGGCGGTTACATTTATTGTTTCAACCTATTACGCGGTTATTATTGCTTGGTCCATTTCCTATACGTACTTTTCGCTTACTGGAGCGTGGGGGAAAGACACGGAAGCATTTTTATTTAAAGAGTATTTACATGTTGCGGACAAACCAGGACAATTTGGCGGCCTTGTGCCCGAAGTGTTGATTCCACTTGCGCTTGTATGGATTATTGTGCTAGGTGTTGCGTTTAAAGGGGTTAAGAAAGGAATCGAAGTAGTAAATCGTATTTTTATCCCTCTTCTTGTCGTTATGTTCCTCATTATTGTTGTTCGTGCTGTTACGATGGAAGGTGCTATGCAAGGGCTTGATGCCTTTTTTAAACCAGACTGGAACCGTATTTTAGATGGAAAAGTATGGCTTGCTGCTTACGGACAAATTTTCTTTAGTTTATCTTTAGCATTTGGAATTATGATTACGTATTCTAGTTATTTGCCGAAAAACTCTGATACAACAAATAATGCGTTTATTACTGGGTTCGCGAACTCAGGGTTCGAGCTGTTAGCTGGAATCGGTGTCTTTGCTGCACTTGGCTTTATGGCAAATAACATGGGGGTTCCGGTTGATAAAGTAGCAAGTGCTGGAGTGGGACTCGCATTTGTTGTATTTCCGCAAATTATTAACGAGTTACCTCTGTCACCACTATTTGGCGTTTTATTCTTCTTGTCGTTAACTGTAGCTGGAATTACATCGCTAATTTCGTTAGCGGAAGTGTGTTTTGCAGCTGTTTCTGAAAAATTTAGTTTAAGCCGTCAAAAAACAATTGGGATTATGGGAACACTTCTCGTACTTGTTTCGCTTGTGTTCGCAACGCGTGGTGGACTTATGTTCTTAGATGTTGTCGATTACTTTGCCAATAATTTTGGGTTGATTGTAATTGCATTGGTAGAGGTTGTGACTGTTGGATTAATTCTTCGCCGTTTGCCAGTCTATCAAAATCATGCGAACTTTACATCAGATATTAAGCTAGGAACGTTTTGGAGAGTGAGTTTACTCGTTATTACACCGCTTATGTTAGGGTATATGCTAATCGATGGATTCATTCAAAATATTCAAAAGAACTATGGGGATTATCCAACAGAATTTGTAGTGACCTACGGCTGGGTGCTTGCAGCAGCATTTCTTGTAGTCGGATTGATTATTAGTCTAAAAAAGTGGAATTCACAAATTCATTCAGATTCTGCTCAGCTTGAAAAAGAATGGAAAGAGCGAGGTGCTTCGTAA
- the sigF gene encoding RNA polymerase sporulation sigma factor SigF produces MDIEVRNEKKKAQLKDHELKALIQKSQSGDQQARDVIVQSNMRLVWSVVQRFLNRGYEPDDLFQIGCIGLLKSVDKFDLSFDVKFSTYAVPMIIGEIQRFLRDDGSVKVSRSLKETGNKIRKMKDELSKEYGRAPTITEVAEALELTPEEVVLAQEASRTPSSIHETVYENDGDPITILDQIADQTETKWFDKIALKEAIRELDERERLIVYLRYYKDQTQSEVAERIGISQVQVSRLEKKILKQMKDRIDE; encoded by the coding sequence ATGGACATAGAGGTCAGAAATGAGAAGAAGAAGGCTCAGTTAAAGGACCACGAGTTAAAAGCGTTAATTCAAAAAAGTCAAAGTGGAGATCAACAAGCAAGAGATGTCATTGTCCAAAGCAATATGCGTCTTGTATGGTCGGTTGTACAGCGATTTCTAAATCGGGGATATGAACCAGATGATTTGTTTCAAATCGGCTGTATTGGCCTCTTGAAATCGGTGGACAAATTTGATTTATCTTTCGACGTGAAATTTTCAACATATGCAGTTCCAATGATTATTGGAGAAATTCAGCGATTTTTACGTGATGATGGTTCAGTAAAGGTCAGTCGATCTTTAAAAGAAACCGGAAATAAAATTCGAAAAATGAAAGATGAGCTCTCTAAAGAGTATGGACGGGCTCCAACAATTACAGAGGTAGCAGAAGCGCTTGAACTTACGCCGGAAGAGGTTGTTTTGGCGCAGGAAGCCAGTCGCACTCCATCCTCCATACATGAAACAGTTTATGAAAATGATGGAGATCCAATTACGATATTGGATCAAATCGCGGATCAGACCGAAACGAAATGGTTTGATAAAATCGCCTTAAAAGAAGCAATTCGAGAATTAGATGAGCGCGAGCGATTAATCGTATATTTGCGTTATTACAAAGACCAGACACAATCAGAAGTAGCTGAGCGAATTGGGATTTCGCAAGTGCAAGTATCAAGGCTTGAAAAGAAAATATTGAAGCAGATGAAAGATCGAATAGATGAATAG
- the spoIIAB gene encoding anti-sigma F factor — MRNEMNLQFSALSQNESFARVTVAAFIAQLDPTMEELTEIKTVVSEAVTNAIIHGYEGNAKGVVHISVILEEAMVKLTIRDEGVGIFDLDEARQPLFTTKPELERSGMGFTIMENFMDEVEVISNESFGTTIHLTKYLSNSNALCN; from the coding sequence ATGAGAAATGAAATGAACCTTCAATTTTCAGCATTAAGTCAAAATGAATCGTTTGCTCGCGTCACAGTTGCTGCTTTTATTGCACAATTGGATCCAACGATGGAAGAATTGACAGAAATTAAAACAGTTGTGTCTGAAGCGGTCACAAATGCAATTATTCACGGATATGAAGGAAATGCAAAAGGCGTTGTTCACATTTCAGTGATTTTGGAAGAAGCAATGGTGAAACTCACGATTCGAGATGAAGGGGTTGGCATTTTTGATTTAGACGAGGCAAGGCAACCTCTTTTTACAACTAAACCTGAATTAGAGCGTTCCGGAATGGGATTTACTATCATGGAAAATTTTATGGATGAAGTAGAAGTTATTTCAAACGAATCTTTCGGGACAACAATCCATTTGACGAAGTACTTATCAAATAGTAACGCTCTATGCAATTAA
- the spoIIAA gene encoding anti-sigma F factor antagonist produces the protein MSLSIHLEVKRDVLCVRLAGELDHHTAEELRAKVTDMIETHRTHHIVLSLEQLTFMDSSGLGVILGRYKHIKGLGGEMVVCAISPPVKRLFEMSGLFKIIRLEESEAHALATLGVA, from the coding sequence GTGAGTCTTTCCATACATTTAGAAGTAAAGCGTGACGTCTTATGTGTTCGGCTAGCGGGTGAACTAGATCATCATACTGCTGAAGAGTTGCGAGCGAAAGTAACGGATATGATTGAGACGCATCGTACTCATCATATTGTATTAAGTTTGGAGCAATTGACATTTATGGATAGCTCTGGTCTTGGCGTTATATTAGGCAGATATAAACATATCAAAGGTTTAGGAGGAGAAATGGTCGTTTGTGCAATTTCTCCCCCTGTGAAGCGTTTGTTTGAAATGTCGGGCCTGTTTAAAATTATTCGGTTAGAAGAAAGTGAAGCGCATGCGCTCGCGACGTTGGGGGTGGCATAG